The DNA window CAGTCACCGACATGGACGGCCGTCACCGAGCCATTCACCTCGGACCGCTTGAAGCCGTCCGTCATGCTCCCCAACGTGCAGATGATGTGCGCCCGAGGATGCAGCACCCGGAGCCGCTCGAGGAACAGCCGGTAGGCCGCCTTGAAAGTGTTTTCATCCGGCAGGAACGCCTGGGTGCCGCTGCCCGCGAACGTGTCATTGGTTCCCGCGTTGAGGACAATCACATCCGGAGACTCCCCCGTGAAGTCCCAGGTATGGGGGTGGTCCGGAACCGCCAGCTCATAGATGGCCGGCACCAGGCCCGACGTCGTCATGTCGAGATTGCGGTAGATGCCATGGCCTGAATAGCAGATGAAGACAGGCTCGGCTCCCAACTGCGTGGCCGCCAGCCATCCATAGCTCCGCCGGGGATTCTGGTTCCTCGACGTGAAGGTCGGGGCGCGCCAGGGCGGCGTCCCAGGGATGACGGAGACCTCGGTGCCGTAGCCACAGGTGATGGAGTCTCCGACGAACTCCATCCGAAGCGCGGGCCGGCTGGGGGGCTCCAGCAGCTCTCCATGGACCTCGAGCGCCATGAGGGTACTCGCCCCCACGAGGGACTCGGTGCGCCGGGTGAGCTCCACCGTGTGAACCCCCACCTCCAGACCAGAGGCCAGCGGATAGGTGAACTCGCCGGGGCGAACCTCGAGCAGCCTCGGCGGCGACCCGTCCACGACGACATCGAAGTAGTTGGTTCCCGTCTCGCCACCCACGCCCGCATCGTCGAGCCGCACGCGCACGGCGTCCCCACGAAAGCGCACGCGAATCGTCACGCCAGGGTGGGAGAAGACGACACCAAGCGGGGACCGATAGGTGCGTCCCAGGTACTGCACCTTCGGGTCCGCCGCGGGAAGGGTCACCCACGTCAGGGAGGGGGACTCCGACGAAGGCCCCGTCGGTCTCGGGTCGGGCTTTGAGTCACATGACATTCCCGTCACGGCAAGCCCCAGGACGGCGCAGCGAAGAGCGGAACCCAAGCCTCCCGCGGTGCCACGCACGAAGTGCATCCCCATCCACATGACGAGGCGATAGCACGAAGCCGATGTCTGGCGACAGGACCCGCCGAGCAGGCGGAACGTGTCCACTGGCTCACAGCCCCAATGAATGTCCGCCTTGACGCTGCGGGGAGCGAATAGTTGCGTCGTCCCTCACAAGCCTTGCATCTTGGATGTGAATTCCCTGGGGGAGTCATGTTGGAGACCTTCGATGCCTCGCGACTGAAGAGCGCGGGCCCCTCGACCTTGTCTGATGCGCTCGAGCATGGACGCATCGTCTACTTTCCCGAGAGCCCCGTGCCGCTGCCCGCACCCGAGGACATCACGTTCCTCCGGGAAGAGCTTCCCACGCGGATGAAGCGCAAGAACGTGAGCCTCTACCCCGAGGCCATGCGTCTGGTCGGACTGGATTCCGGAGGAGACATCGCCGAGCGCACACACCGGATTCTGGGAGAGCATTCGCGGCGGGTGACGGACTTCCTCTCGCGGACCATGCCAGGGTTCGTGAAGGACTGGAGCATCGGCACCTCCAGCTTCCGCCCGCTCCAGGAGCGGGGACGAAAGCTCAAGCCCCATGCGAGCAACGAGCTCATTCACGTGGATGCCGGCGCGTACGGCGCGACGCATGGCGACCGCATCCTGCGCTTCTTCATCAACCTGCATCCCACCGAGGAGCGCAGGTGGGCCACCCGAGGCACCTTCGAGGAGCTCTATCACCGCTATGGCGACACAGCCGGCGTGGCGCCTCCTCCCGGGAGCGAGCGCCCCTTGAGCCCCGGAGTCGCGGGCCGCATGTACTCGAGCCTGCTGCGGGGCGCGTCCCACCTCGGGCTGAGGATGGCCCGGGTCATCGACACCTCTCCGTATGACCGAGTGATGCGGCGCTTCCACAACTTCATGAAGGACACGCCAGAGTTCCAGGCGTCACGCGAAGGTTACGAGGAGTTCGGCTTCCCACCCTTCTCCGCCTGGATGGTGCTCACCGACACCGTGAGCCATGCGTGCCTGTCGGGCCAGTACGCGCTCGTCGACACGTTCCTCATCCGACTCTCGAGCTGCCGCCTTCCGGAAATTGCACCCTTTCACCTGCTGCAACAGGCTCCAGCCCAGCTCCCTCACAGAGAGGCCGCCTGACAGGCACCACGACGTCAACGCAACTGGATGGCACCTTCACCCACGACACCAGCGGGGCCGGGCGCATTCCCCGGCCCGCGGCCTGGCGCGGCATTCGGACTGCCGCGCTCCTTCACCCGTAGCATCCACTCAAGGCCCTGGAGACAGCCGGCCGCCGCATCGTTCCGAGGCGCGGACTGCCCGCTCGAGCAACCGCGATGAGCACCCCGTCCACGAGTCCGTCCCCCGACGTTCCGCTCTCCGCTCCGGTCCCGCCTCCTGACGATATGGCGGTCCCCCATGCCCGGCGCATCGTCGGCATCGATGCCCTGCGCGGGCTGGTCATGGTGCTGATGCTCGTCGACCACGCGCGCGTGTTCTTCTTCCATGTGCAGGTCGGCGACCCCATGGCGCTGCCAGCCACGCCCCCGGGTCTCTTCTTCACCCGGCTGTCCTCGCACCTCTGTGCCTCGACCTTCATCATCCTCACGGGCGTCGCCGCCTGGCTCTACGGACAGCGACACGGAGGCCCCCGCGCGGCCTCGGGCTTCCTGTTCAAGCGAGGCCTGTTCCTGGTGGCGCTCGAGTTCACCGTGGTCAACTTCGCCTGGACCTTCTCGTTCCTCCCCCAGACGTATTACTTCCAGGTCATCGGCGCGATAGGCCTCTCGATGGTGGCGCTGTCCGCGCTGCTCTACCTGCCGCGCCCGGCCCTGCTCGCCTTCGCCCTGCTCGTCATCTTCGGGCACAACCTGCTCGACCCGATTCGGTTCGAGGCGGAGGAACAGGGCCATGCCCTGTGGGCGCTCCTTCATGACAGCGGCGACATCCCCCTGCCCTGGGGTGCGAGCATCAAGACCGCCTATCCCATCCTCCCTTGGATAGGAGTCATCACCCTGGGGTTCTCGATGGGGCCCTGGTTCTCGTCTCGAGTCGCGCCAGAGGTGCGGCACCGGCGATTGTGGCTCTCGGCGGCGGCTTCCTTGACGCTCTTCGTCCTGCTGCGGCTGCTCAACGGCTACGGAGAGCCTCTCCCCTGGTCCGTTGGCGCGACGACGCTGGAAACAGCCATGTCATTCGTCAATCCCACCAAGTACCCACCGTCCCTCGCCTTCCTGCTCATGACGCTCGGCGCAGGCATGGCGCTCCTCGCGGGATTGGACAAGGCACCTCGTGGATTGACCTCGACGCTGGCGGTGTTCGGCGCGGCGCCGCTGTTCTTCTACGTCGTCCACCTGTTCCTGCTGAACACGCTCCATCAGCTCGCACGCGCCCTCAGCGGTCCCCACCCGGGCAAGTTGGCCAGCTTCTCCAACATCCTGTCGATATGGGTGCTCGCGCTCATCGCCGTGGTGCCGATGTGGTTCGCCTGCCGAGCCTTCTCCCAGGTGAAGGCGCGCTCCGCCAATCCCTGGATGAGCTATCTCTAGCTTCCTTGCGCCAATGGAACCACCGGGAATCGAACCCGGACCTCTCGGATGCCATCCGAGTGCTCTCCCGTTGAGCCACGGTCCCTGAAGGGGTGCTGCGTGCGCTCCGACAGGGAATCGAACCCTGTTCACGTGGTAGACGGCCACGCTGCGATTCCAATCGCATCCCGGAGCAATGAAGCAACGACACATCTGGATGACAGGATTTGAACCTGCGGCCTCACGGATCCGAACCGTGCGCTCTGGCCAGACTGAGCTACATCCAGGAGACACCCACTGCCTTCAACGAGTCGGGACGACTGGATTCGAACCAGCGACCTCACGCACCCCAAGCGTGCGCTCTTTTCCAAGCTGAGCTACGTCCCGAAACCAACATGCCGCGGGCGGGAGTCGAACCCGCAACCTCTGCATTCTGAGTGCAGCACCTCTACCAATTGGGCTACCGCGGCAACTGCGACAACATCTGCGACTGTGATTGAATGGAGCCGCCGGGGATTGAACCCGGGACCTCTTGGATGCGAGCCAAGCGCTCTCCCG is part of the Myxococcus landrumus genome and encodes:
- a CDS encoding DUF1624 domain-containing protein; translated protein: MAVPHARRIVGIDALRGLVMVLMLVDHARVFFFHVQVGDPMALPATPPGLFFTRLSSHLCASTFIILTGVAAWLYGQRHGGPRAASGFLFKRGLFLVALEFTVVNFAWTFSFLPQTYYFQVIGAIGLSMVALSALLYLPRPALLAFALLVIFGHNLLDPIRFEAEEQGHALWALLHDSGDIPLPWGASIKTAYPILPWIGVITLGFSMGPWFSSRVAPEVRHRRLWLSAAASLTLFVLLRLLNGYGEPLPWSVGATTLETAMSFVNPTKYPPSLAFLLMTLGAGMALLAGLDKAPRGLTSTLAVFGAAPLFFYVVHLFLLNTLHQLARALSGPHPGKLASFSNILSIWVLALIAVVPMWFACRAFSQVKARSANPWMSYL
- a CDS encoding SGNH/GDSL hydrolase family protein, whose product is MSCDSKPDPRPTGPSSESPSLTWVTLPAADPKVQYLGRTYRSPLGVVFSHPGVTIRVRFRGDAVRVRLDDAGVGGETGTNYFDVVVDGSPPRLLEVRPGEFTYPLASGLEVGVHTVELTRRTESLVGASTLMALEVHGELLEPPSRPALRMEFVGDSITCGYGTEVSVIPGTPPWRAPTFTSRNQNPRRSYGWLAATQLGAEPVFICYSGHGIYRNLDMTTSGLVPAIYELAVPDHPHTWDFTGESPDVIVLNAGTNDTFAGSGTQAFLPDENTFKAAYRLFLERLRVLHPRAHIICTLGSMTDGFKRSEVNGSVTAVHVGDWISALVTERQRKGDTRVYRHEMRVQDPAVDGIGEDWHPSAATHEKMARELRRFIQDVVRP
- a CDS encoding Kdo hydroxylase family protein — protein: MLETFDASRLKSAGPSTLSDALEHGRIVYFPESPVPLPAPEDITFLREELPTRMKRKNVSLYPEAMRLVGLDSGGDIAERTHRILGEHSRRVTDFLSRTMPGFVKDWSIGTSSFRPLQERGRKLKPHASNELIHVDAGAYGATHGDRILRFFINLHPTEERRWATRGTFEELYHRYGDTAGVAPPPGSERPLSPGVAGRMYSSLLRGASHLGLRMARVIDTSPYDRVMRRFHNFMKDTPEFQASREGYEEFGFPPFSAWMVLTDTVSHACLSGQYALVDTFLIRLSSCRLPEIAPFHLLQQAPAQLPHREAA